A region of the Pseudomonas asiatica genome:
TTCCAGATAGTTGGTGCTCATGGCGATGTTCGGCGTCAGGCCCTGGCTTTCGAACAGGCGCTGGACAATATGGTGGGTAAAGGTGTTGCCGCCGGGGAACACGGCCGGGTGGCGGGCGACGTCGGCCAGGCTGACCGTATGGTTGTTGGCCAGCGGGTGCTCGGGAGCGGCGACGAAGTCCAGGGCGTCGTCCCACACCGGCACGGCCTTGACCAGGTGGTGCGGCTCGGGCGCCAGGGTGATAACGGCAATCTCGGCGCGGCCATGGAGGATTTCGTCGTAGGCCTGTTCCGAATCCATGAACTGAATATCCAGCGCCACTGCCGGGTATTCCCGAGTGAAAGCCCGCAATAGCGGGGGAAGGCGGTGCAAGCCGATATGGTGGCTGGTGGCAAGGGTCAGCCGACCACTCACTTCCCCGGTCAAATTGGTCAGTGCGCGCCGGGTATCATCAAGGACGTTGAGGATCTGGTAGGCGCGGGGCAGCAAGGCGCGTCCGGCCTCGGTCAGGGTCACCTCGCGGCCCAGCCGGTCGAACAGGCGCACATCCAGTTGCTGTTCCAGCCCGGCGATGCGCTTGCTGACGGCCGGTTGGGTCAGGAACAGGCGGTCGGCCGCCCCGGAAAAGCTACCGGTTTCGGCAATCGCGATGAAGGCGCTAAGGTTCGCCAGATCCATGGGTTTGTATTCCTGTTGGTTATCCAAAGCATAAAAATTATGAATTTGAGTTATTCAATTTAACCCCCTAGCATCGACCGCACAAGCCAAGGGGTCTTTGGCATAGAAAGACGCTGATGAGGAACAGTCTGATGGCTGGCAAAACGCTCTACGACAAACTCTGGGAAGCCCATGAGGTCAAGCGCCGTGATGACGGCTCGTCCTTGATCTACATCGACCGTCACATCATCCACGAAGTGACGTCGCCCCAGGCCTTCGAAGGCCTGCGCCTGGCCAACCGCAAACCCTGGCGCATCGACACCAACATCGCCACGCCGGACCACAACGTGCCGACCACGCCAGAGCGCAAGGGCGGTATCGAGGCCATCGTCGACCAGGTGTCGCGCCTGCAGGTGCAGACCCTCGACGAGAACTGTGACGAATACGGCATCGTCGAATTCAAGATGAATGACGAGCGTCAAGGCATCGTCCACGTCATCAGCCCGGAGCAGGGGGCCACCTTGCCTGGCATGACCGTGGTCTGCGGTGACTCGCACACCTCCACCCACGGCGCCTTCGGTGCCCTGGCCCACGGCATCGGCACCTCCGAAGTAGAGCACGTGCTCGCTACCCAGTGCCTGGTCGCCAAGAAGATGAAGAACATGCTGGTGCGCGTGGAAGGCCAGTTGCCTGCCGGCGTTACCGCCAAGGACATCGTCCTGGCCGTGATCGGCAAGATCGGTACCGCCGGTGGTAACGGCCACGCCATGGAATTTGCTGGCAGCGCCATCCGCGAATTGTCGATGGAAGGCCGCATGACCATCTGCAACATGTCCATCGAAGCCGGTGCCCGCGTAGGCCTGGTAGCGGTGGACGACACCACCGTTGCCTATGTCGAAGGCCGCCCGTACGCGCCGAAGGGCGAGCAGTGGAAGCAGGCGGTCGAAGCCTGGAAAGGCCTGGTTTCCGACGCTGACGCGGTGTTCGACACCGTGGTCGAGCTCGACGCTGCGCAAATCAAGCCGCAGGTCAGCTGGGGCACCTCGCCGGAGATGGTCCTCGCCGTCGACCAGCGCGTGCCGGACCCGGCTGCCGAGCCTGACCTGATCAAGCGTGGTTCGATCGAGCGTGCTCTCAAGTACATGGGCCTCGCCGCCAACCAGGCGATTACCGATATCAAGCTCGACCGCGTATTCATCGGTTCGTGCACCAACTCGCGCATCGAAGACCTGCGCGCCGCTGCCGAAATCGCCAAGGGCCGCAAGGTCGCTGCCAACGTCAAGCAGGCGCTGGTGGTACCGGGCTCGGGCCTGGTCAAGGCCCAGGCCGAGCGGGAAGGCCTGGACAAGATCTTCCTCGAAGCCGGTTTCGAATGGCGTGAACCAGGCTGCTCGATGTGCCTGGCGATGAACCCGGACCGCCTGGAGAGCGGCGAGCACTGCGCGTCCACCTCCAACCGCAACTTCGAAGGCCGTCAGGGTGCCGGTGGCCGTACCCACCTGGTCAGCCCGGCCATGGCCGCCGCCGCCGCGGTGACCGGCCACTTCATCGATGTCCGCGAGTTGATCCAAGGGAGCGCAGCATGAAAGCCTTTACCCAGCACACTGGCCTCGTCGCGCCGTTGGACCGTGCCAACGTCGATACCGACCAGATCATCCCCAAGCAGTTTTTGAAGTCGATCAAGCGCACCGGCTTCGGCCCCAACCTGTTCGACGAGTGGCGTTACCTGGATGTGGGCCAGCCTTACCAGGACAACAGCAAGCGCCCGTTGAACAAGGAGTTCGTGCTCAACCACGAACGCTACAAAGGTGCCAGCGTGTTGCTGGCGCGGGAGAACTTCGGTTGCGGCTCCAGCCGTGAGCACGCCCCATGGGCGCTGGACGAGTACGGCTTCCGCAGCGTGATCGCGCCGAGCTTTGCCGACATCTTCTTCAACAACAGCTTCAAGAACGGCTTGCTGCCGATCATCCTCAGCGACGAGGAAGTCGACGAGCTGTTCAAGCAGGTCGAAGCCATTCCGGGCTATCAGCTGACCATCGACCTGCAGGCGCAGGCGGTGACCCGTCCGGATGGCAAGGTGCTGCACTTCGAGATCGATGCGTTCCGCAAGCACTGCCTGCTCAACGGCCTGGACGATATCGGCCTGACCCTGCAGGACAGCGATGCGATCAAGGCCTTCGAAGGCAAGCACCGCGCCGGGCAGCCTTGGCTGTTCCGGGATGCCTGAAGTTTGCAGGTGACAGTACCGGCCCTTTCGCGGGCACGCCCGCTCCCACAGGGATGTCACCAACCCTGAGAGCAGCGCTGTACCTGTGGGAGCGGGCATGCCCGCGAAAGGGCCGGTACAGGCAGCAAGAAACCAAAAGGATCGAGACATGACCAGCACCCAGCACACCGATGTGGTCCAACGCCAGTTCGGCGAACAGGCCAGCGCCTACCTCAGCAGCGCCGTGCACGCCCAGGGCAGTGAATTCGCCCTGCTGCAGGCCGCGCTGGCGGGGCAGGGCCGTGCCCGCGTGCTGGACCTGGGCTGCGGCGCCGGTCATGTCAGCTTCCACGTCGCCCCGCTGGCCGCCGAAGTGGTCGCCTACGACCTCTCGCAGGCCATGCTCGACGTGGTCGCCAGTGCCGCCGCCGAGCGCGGCCTGGCCAATATCACCACCGAGCGCGGTGCCGCCGAACGCCTGCCGTTCGCCGACGCCTCGTTCGACTTCGTCTTCAGCCGCTACTCGGCCCACCACTGGAGCGACCTGGGCCTGGCCCTGCGCGAAGTGCGCCGGGTGCTCAAGCCGGGTGGCGTGGCAGCCTTCATCGATGTGATGTCGCCGGGCAGTCCGCTGCTCGACACCTACCTGCAAACGGTCGAAGTGCTGCGCGACACCAGCCACGTGCGCGATTATTCCGCCGCCGAATGGCAACGCCAGGTCAGCGAGGCTGGCCTGCATGTACGCAGCCACACCCGCCAGCCGCTGCGCCTGGAGTTTTCCAGCTGGGTCGAGCGCATGCGCACCCCCGAGCCAATGCGCGTGGCAATTCGCCAACTGCAGCAAGCCATGGGTGAGGAAGTACGGCAGTATTACCAGATCGAGGCCGATGGCTCATTCAGCACCGATGTGCTGGTGTTGTGGGCCGAGCGTTAAGAACTTTTCGGTGGGGCCCGCTTGGCCGCACCGCGTGATTGGATAGAGGAAAGCATGAGCAAGCAGATTCTGATTCTCCCAGGTGACGGTATCGGCCCGGAAATCATGGCCGAGGCGGTCAAGGTGCTGGAGCTGGCCAACGACAAGTTCCAGCTCGGCTTCAGCCTGGAGCACGATGTGATCGGTGGTGCCGCCATCGACAAGCACGGCGTACCGCTGGCCGACGAGACCCTGGAGCGTGCGCGCAAGGCCGATGCCGTGCTGCTGGGCGCCGTGGGCGGGCCGAAGTGGGACAAGATCGAGCGTGACATTCGCCCCGAGCGCGGCCTGCTGAAAATCCGTTCGCAACTGGGCCTGTTCGCCAACCTGCGCCCGGCCATCCTCTACCCGCAACTGGCCGATGCCTCGTCGCTCAAGCCAGAGATCGTTTCCGGCCTGGACATCCTCATCGTCCGTGAGCTGACCGGCGGTATCTACTTCGGTGCCCCGCGTGGCCAGCGCGAGCTGGAAAACGGCGAGCGCCAGGCCTACGACACCCTGCCGTACAGCGAAAGCGAAGTGCGCCGCATTGCCCGTGTCGGCTTCGACATGGCCCGCGTGCGCGGCAAGAAGCTGTGCTCGGTAGACAAGGCCAACGTCCTGGCTTCCAGCCAGCTGTGGCGTGAAGTGGTCGAGGACGTGGCCAAGGACTATCCGGATGTTGAACTGAGCCACATGTACGTCGACAACGCCGCCATGCAGCTGGTGCGTGCGCCCAAGCAGTTCGATGTGATGGTGACCGACAACATGTTCGGTGACATTCTGTCGGATGAAGCTTCCATGCTGACCGGCTCCATCGGCATGCTGCCTTCGGCGTCGCTGGATGCCGACAACAAGGGCATGTACGAGCCGTGCCACGGCTCGGCGCCGGACATCGCAGGCCTTGGCATCGCCAACCCGCTGGCGACCATCCTGTCGGTGTCGATGATGCTGCGTTACAGCTTCAATCAGTCGGCTGCCGCCGAGGCGATCGAGAAGGCCGTGAGCCTGGTCCTGGACCAGGGCCTGCGCACCGGCGACATCTTCTCGGAAGGCTGCCGCAAAGTTGGTACGCAGGAAATGGGCGACGCAGTAGTCGCAGCGCTGCGGAATCTGTAATCTCTCTGGCCCGCCACCCAAAATTCCCGGTGGCGGCCCACTTTTAGCAAAGGTGTAGTTGCGATGAAACGTGTAGGTCTGATCGGTTGGCGCGGTATGGTCGGTTCCGTGCTCATGCAGCGGATGCTGGAGGAGCAGGATTTCGACCTCATCGAGCCGGTGTTCTTCACCACCTCCAATGTTGGCGGCCAGGGCCCGAACGTGGGCAAGGATACAGCTCCGCTCAAGGACGCTTATTCGATTGAAGAACTCAAGACCCTCGACGTGATCCTGACCTGCCAGGGCGGCGACTACACCAACGAGGTCTTCCCCAAGCTGCGTGAAGCCGGCTGGCAGGGGTACTGGATCGACGCCGCCTCGTCCCTGCGCATGCAGGATGACGCGGTGATCATCCTCGACCCGGTCAACCGCAAGGTCATCGACCAGCAGCTGGACGCGGGTACCAAGAACTACATCGGCGGCAACTGCACCGTCAGCCTGATGCTGATGGGCCTGGGTGGCCTGTTCGAAGCCGGCCTGGTCGAGTGGATGAGCGCCATGACCTACCAGGCGGCCTCGGGTGCCGGCGCGCAGAACATGCGCGAGCTGATCAAGCAGATGGGTGCTACCCATGCTGCCGTTGCCGATGACCTGGCCAACCCGGCCAGCGCCATCCTCGACATCGACCGCAAGGTTGCCGAGACCATGCGCAGCGAAGCCTTCCCGACCGAGAACTTCGGCGTGCCGCTGGCTGGCAGCCTGATCCCGTGGATCGACAAGGAACTGCCGAACGGCCAGAGCCGTGAAGAGTGGAAGGCCCAGGCCGAGACCAACAAGATCCTCGGCCGCTTCAAGAGCCCGATCCCGGTCGACGGCATCTGCGTGCGCATCGGCGCCATGCGTTGCCACAGCCAGGCGCTGACCATCAAGCTGAACAAGGACGTGCCGCTGGCCGACATCGAAGGCATGATCAGCCAGCACAACCCTTGGGTGAAGCTGGTGCCTAACCAGCGTGAAATCAGCATGCAGGAACTGAGCCCGACCAAGGTTACCGGCACCCTGAACATCCCGGTTGGCCGCCTGCGCAAGCTGAACATGGGCTCCCAGTACCTGGGTGCGTTCACCGTAGGTGACCAGCTGTTGTGGGGCGCGGCCGAGCCGCTGCGTCGCATGCTGCGGATTCTGCTTGAGCGTTGATCGTTCCGGTCTGACCGAAAACCCGCGCTGGTGACAGCGCGGGTTTTTTTATTTCCGATCCATCCCGGCCGGCCCGGCTCTTCTCTGCTTTTGCTTTTGCTTTTGCTTCTAGGCGCGCGATAGTTCAGGCGCCGCCGATTGCGACTTCAGGAGGCCGAGCGAAGGGACTGCGGAGGGAGGTGACGGGCATGGATGCCCGTCAAGCGCTGAGGCCCCATGGATGGGGCCTGCAGCGCGTACTCCCGGGAGCAGGCCCGTAGCGAGGGGACCCCGGAGCGAAGCGTAGGGGCCGGATGATGGGAGCCGACGGTTTTTGGTTCCTTTTTGCCACGACAAAAAGGGACCCGCCGTAAGGGCGGAAAGGTGACTTGGCGCCACCATCGCGAATGAATGCCTACTCGATGGGAATGCCCGCATCCAAAAAGCAAAAAGCCAAAAAGCCAAAAAGCCAAAAAGCTTAAGCGACGGTTTTGATATGGCGAACAGTCCGTTTGCGATGGCGACGCTGACTCACCTTTTCGCCCTTACGGCGAGTCACTTTTTGCCAAACGCGGCAAAAAGTAACCAAAAAACGCTGCGCTCCCATCATCCGGCCCCTGCGCTGCGCTCCGGGGTTCCCTCGCGCCGGTCTTGCTCCCGGGAGTACGCGCTGCAGGCCCCATCCATGGGGCCTCAGCGCTTGACGGGCATCCATGCCCGTCACCTCCCTCCGCAAGACCTCTGCTCGGCCTCCTGAAGTCGCGAAGATCAAGATCAAGAGCAAGAGCAAGAGCAAGAGCAGCGCAGCTCTAGGTTTGGGCCAGCACAGACAAAACTCTACAATCCGAGTAAAGTGCCGCCCCCCGCCGTTTTCAGCAAAAGGATCCCTTCCATGACAAACCCTTTGGACATCGCCGTCGTCGGCGCCACCGGCAGCGTCGGTGAAGCCCTGGTGCAGATCCTCGAAGAGCTGGATTTCCCGGTCGCCACCCTGCACCTGCTGGCCAGCATGGAATCGGCGGGCAGCAGCGTGATGTTCGCCGGCAAGAAGCTGAAGGTGCGTGAAGTGGACAGCTTCGACTTCGCCCAGGTCAAGCTGGCCTTCTTCGCCGCAGGCGCCGCCGTCAGCCGCAGCTTTGCCAGCAAGGCGCTGCAGGCAGGCTGCACGGTCATCGACCTGTCCGCTGGCCTGGACGACGCCCTGGCCCTGGTGCCAGAAGCCAACGCCGAACGCCTGGCCGGCCTGGCATTGCCCGCCCGCATCGTCAGCCCGTGCTCGGCCGCGGTTGCCCTGGCCGTTGCACTGGCACCGCTCAAAGGCCTGCTGGATATCGAGCGGGTGCAGGTAATGGCCGCGCTGGCGGTGTCCGCACAAGGCCGTGAAGCGGTCAACGAACTCGCCCGGCAAACCGCCGAGCTGCTCAATGCCCGCCCCCTGGAGCCACGCTTCTTCGATCGCCAGGTGGCGTTCAACGTGCTGGCCCAGGTCGGAGCCGCTGATGAGCAAGGTCACACGGCCCTGGAGCGCCGCCTGGTCAGCGAGCTGCGCGTGCTGCTGGGCCTGCCGGAACTGAAGATTTCCGTGAGCTGCGTTCAAGTCCCGGTGTTTTTCGGCGATAGCTTCAGTGTGGCGGTGCAGAGCCGTCGCCCGGTAGACCTGGACGCGGTCAATCAGGCCCTCGAGGCGGCCGACAGCGTCGAACTGGTGGAGCGCGATGATTATCCGACCCCGGTAGGCGACGCAGTGGGCCAGGACGTGGTCTATGTTGGTCGTGTACGGCACGGTGTTGATGAAGACCAGCAACTCAACCTCTGGCTGACCACCGACAACGTGCGCAAAGGCGCCGCGCTCAATGCCGTGCAAGTGGCGCAATTGTTGATTAAACACATGCCGTAAAAGATACTGGCGAGCACTATTGTCCTGCTCCGCATGCAGGTTTCAGGACGCTTTATACAAGGGAAGAGGTCATGCTTCGAATTCGCAAACTGGTTCTGGCCATGGCTGCAGCATCGGCGCTGTCGTCGGGCATGGCGAATGCCCTGGGCCTGGGGGAGCTGACCCTCAAGTCGGCACAGAACCAGCCCCTGGACGCCGAGATCGAGCTGCTCGACGTGCGCGACCTCACCGCCGCCGAAGTGGCGCCGAGCCTGGCGCCGCCGGAAGAGTTCAGCAAGGCCGGGGTGGCGCTGCCGACGTACCTCGAAGACCTCACCTTCACGCCGGTGATCAACCCCAACGGCAAGAGCGTGCTGCGGGTTACCTCCAGCCAGCCGCTGCCTGAACCGGTGGTAAAGTTCCTGGTCCAGGTGATGTGGCCGCAAGGCCGCCTGCTGCGTGACTATAGCGTGCTGCTCGACCAGGCCAAGGCCCAGGGCGAAAAGCCGGCTGCAGGCAATGTCGCGCCAGCGGTGACCGCTGCCGGCAGCTATACCACCCAACGCCGCGACACCTTGTGGCAGATTGCCGCGCGCAACACCCAGGGTGGTTCGATCCAGCAGACCATGATCGCGATCCAGGCGCTGAACCCGGACGCCTTCATCGGCAACAACATCAACCAGCTGAAGGTTGGCCAGGTGCTGCGCCTGCCCGACCAGCAGCAGATCCAGAATATCGCGCAGGGCGAGGCGACCGCTGAGGTGGCCGAGCAGTATGCCGCCTGGCGTGAAGGCCGTCGCCTGGGCCCGCGTGCCCGCCAGCTGGACGCCACCCGTCGCGGTGCCGCCGAGGCAGCGCCAGCGCGTATCGCCCAGGGCGACAACCTGCGCCTGGTCAGCCCGGGCAACCAGGCCGGTGCCGACCAGGCCAAGGCCCTCAACGACAAGTTGGCGGTGGCCCAGGAAAGCCTGGACACCAGCCGTCGCGACAACGAAGAACTCAAGAGCCGCATGGCCGACCTGCAGAGCCAGCTGGACAAGCTGCAGCGTCTGATCGAGCTGAAGAACAACCAGCTGGCCCGCCTTGAAGCCCAGGGTGCGGCGGCGCCGGCCCAGCCGGTCGCCAAGCCTGCACCTGCCGCCGTCGATACCGCACCCAAACCGGCGCCCGCCGCCGAGGCCGCACCTGCCGGCCAGCCTGGCAGCCTGGTTGACGAAATCATGGGCAACCCGCTGCTGCTTGGGCTGATTGCCGGTAGTGCCTTCCTCGTACTGCTGCTTCTGCTGTTGCTGCTGGCGCGCAAGCGCAAGGCCCAGCAGGAGGCTGAAAAGCACCTGCGCATGGCGCGGGCGCTGGAAGAAGAGCAGGGCGCAGGCTTCGACAGCGATAGCGCAAGCTTCGATGGCGTCGAGGTCTCGGCCCCGAGCGTGACCCTGTCGCCGGCCGTGGTCGCCGCTTCGGCTGCCGCCGCCACCGCCGCGGAAAAAACATCGGCACCCGCAGTGGAAGCGCAACCTGAACCGCAAGCCGACCCCCACGCAGCGCTGCTGGCGGAGGTCGAGCAATGCGTGGCCGAAGGCCGCCTGAACCGCGCTGCCGACCTGCTGGAGCCTGCCGTGGCCGCCGCGCCGCAGCGTGACGACCTGCGCCTGAAACTGATGGATGTGTACGCCCGCCAGGGTGACCAGAGCGCGTTCGTCGAGCAGGAGCGCAAGCTGCCGGCCAGCGAGCCGAACAGTGCAGCTGTTGCCGGGCTGAAAGAGCGTTACCCGGCCATGCTCGGCCTGGCCGCTGCCGGCCTGGGCGCGGCGGCCCTGGCTGCCGAGATGGACGAGCAGTACGTGCAGGAGCTGCTGCAGGATCAGCCTGAAACGCCAGTGGTTGCCGACGTGGCACCCGAGGAAGAGTCGGCGTTCGAGCCAGAGGTGGCGTTTGAACCAGAGGCCGTTGCCCAAGTGGAGCCTGAGGCAGTGCTCGAGCCCGAAGTTGATCTGGATGCTGAGCTGGATGCCTTCGATGAAGTGCCGACCCTCGATGCGCCGGGCCTGGACGAGCAGGACCTGGACAGTGCCTTCGACCTGAGCCTGGGTGACGACCTGCCTGAGCAAGACCCGCTGGCGGCGCCGCTGCTGGACGAATCGGTGGCCCAGCAACCTGTCGTCGACGAGCCGGTACTGGATGAACCGATGCTGGAAACGGCTCAGCCGGAAGACGAGCCGTTTGCCGTGGACGCCGAGCTGCAGGCCGACGCCGACGCCGAGTTCGAGGCCATGCTGGCTCAGGCCGAGACACAGCCCGCTGTGGACCTGTCCGACTTCGACCTCGACGTCAGCGAACCGGTTGTCCCGGCCGCCACGGCTGCGGACGACGAAACCCCGGTGGATGTCGCCGCCGAGCTGGCTGCCTTCGACAGCGAGCCAGCGTTCGACCCGCTTTCCGAGTTCGACCTGCCGTCCGACTTCGATCTTTCGCTGTCGCTGGAAGACGATTCGCCGGCAGCCAAGAGCTTTGCCTCGGAGCTGAACGACGTCAACGCCGAACTGGACAAGCTGTCGCAGAGCCTCGAATCGCCGTCGCTGGAGCCGCACTTCACCAGCGAGGACGCGGCTGCCCAGCCAGAGCTCGAGCCACTGGACGACCTGGACTTCGACTTCTTCTCCGGTAGCGACGAAGTGGCCACCAAGCTTGACCTGGCCCGCGCCTATATCGACATGGGCGACAACCAGGGCGCGCGCGACATCCTCGATGAAGTGGTCAAGGATGGCGACGACAGCCAGCGTCAGGAAGCCGAGGACATGCTCTCCCGACTGGTCTGATGTAAGCAGGGCCGGCCTCTTCGCGGGTAAACCCGCTCCCACAGGTTCATCACAGGTCCGAATTCTGTGCGGGCCCTGTGGGAGCGGGTTTATCGAGGCGTCGAACCGCCGCGAAGAGGCCCTGAAAGGCAGTGCATATTCAACGGCAGCCCTACACGGCTGCCGTTGTCGTTATAATCCCCGCCATTCCGTACACCCCACAGGTTTCATGCTCTTGGACATCATCGACACCGCCGCCGCCGAGTCCGCGGCCGAAGGCTACTCCCGCATCGCCCTGGGCGTGGAATACAAAGGCGCGCGCTATCGTGGCTGGCAGCGCCAGGCCAGTGGCGTGCCCAGTGTCCAGCAGGCCCTGGAGCAGGCCCTGTCCAAGGTGGCCAACGAGCCGATCTCGGTGATCTGCGCCGGGCGTACCGACGCCGGCGTGCATGGCTGCGGGCAGATCGTGCACTTCGACACCCGCGCCGTGCGCGACGAACGCGCCTGGACCATGGGCACCAACTTCAACCTGCCCCATGACATCAGCGTGGTCTGGTCGCGGCCGATGCCGGCCGACTTTCATGCCCGCTTCAAGGCCTGCGCCCGGCGTTACCGCTACGTCATCTACAACGACCCGATCCGCCCGGCGCACCTGGCCGAGGAAGTCACCTGGAACCACCGCCCGCTGGATGTCGAGCGCATGGCCGAAGCCGCGCAGTACCTTCTCGGTACCCATGACTTCAGTGCCTTCCGCGCCAGCCAGTGCCAGGCCAAGTCGCCGATCAAGCACATCTACCACCTGCGCGTCACCCGCCATGGCCAGATGATCGTGCTGGATGTGCGTGCCACGGCCTTCCTGCACCACATGGTGCGTAACATTGCCGGTGTACTGATGACCATTGGTGCCGGAGAGCGCCCGGTCACCTGGGCGCGTGAGGTGCTGGAGGGGCGCAACCGCCGCGAAGGCGGGGTAACGGCGCACCCGTACGGGCTCTACCTGGTGCAGGTGGAGTACCCCGAGGAATACGCGCTGCCCAAGCGTTACATCGGCCCACACTTTTTGACCGGCTACGAGGCATTGGCAGACTGACGGGCGAAAAGTCATTTGCTAACATCCGGCCTTTCACCGTAACAAGCAGGGTTCGCTGTCCATGAGCAATGTTCGCAGCAAGATCTGCGGGATTACCCGCATCGAAGACGCACTGGCCGCTGCCGAAGCGGGCGCCGATGCCATCGGCCTCGTCTTCTATGCCAAGAGCCCGCGCGCCGTGGACGTGCGCCAGGCGCGGTCGATCATCGCCGAGTTGCCACCGTTCGTGACTACGGTCGGGCTGTTCGTCAACGCTTCGCGCTGCGAGCTGAACGAGATCCTCGAAGTGGTTCCGCTGGACCTGCTACAGTTCCACGGCGATGAAACCCCGCAGGACTGCGAAGGCTACCACCGCCCCTGGATCAAGGCCCTGCGCGTGCGCCCGGGCGACGACCTGGAGGCGGCCTGCCAGCTTTACGCCGGTGCCCGCGGCATTCTGCTGGACACCTATGTGCCAGGCGTACCCGGAGGCACCGGTGAAGCGTTCGACTGGTCGCTGGTGCCGGCGCGCCTGAGCAAGCCGATCATCCTGGCGGGCGGGTTGTCTGCCGACAATGTCGGCCAGGCCATCGCCCAGGTGCGGCCGTACGCGGTGGATGTCAGTGGCGGCGTGGAGCAAGCCAAGGGCATC
Encoded here:
- a CDS encoding FimV/HubP family polar landmark protein → MLRIRKLVLAMAAASALSSGMANALGLGELTLKSAQNQPLDAEIELLDVRDLTAAEVAPSLAPPEEFSKAGVALPTYLEDLTFTPVINPNGKSVLRVTSSQPLPEPVVKFLVQVMWPQGRLLRDYSVLLDQAKAQGEKPAAGNVAPAVTAAGSYTTQRRDTLWQIAARNTQGGSIQQTMIAIQALNPDAFIGNNINQLKVGQVLRLPDQQQIQNIAQGEATAEVAEQYAAWREGRRLGPRARQLDATRRGAAEAAPARIAQGDNLRLVSPGNQAGADQAKALNDKLAVAQESLDTSRRDNEELKSRMADLQSQLDKLQRLIELKNNQLARLEAQGAAAPAQPVAKPAPAAVDTAPKPAPAAEAAPAGQPGSLVDEIMGNPLLLGLIAGSAFLVLLLLLLLLARKRKAQQEAEKHLRMARALEEEQGAGFDSDSASFDGVEVSAPSVTLSPAVVAASAAAATAAEKTSAPAVEAQPEPQADPHAALLAEVEQCVAEGRLNRAADLLEPAVAAAPQRDDLRLKLMDVYARQGDQSAFVEQERKLPASEPNSAAVAGLKERYPAMLGLAAAGLGAAALAAEMDEQYVQELLQDQPETPVVADVAPEEESAFEPEVAFEPEAVAQVEPEAVLEPEVDLDAELDAFDEVPTLDAPGLDEQDLDSAFDLSLGDDLPEQDPLAAPLLDESVAQQPVVDEPVLDEPMLETAQPEDEPFAVDAELQADADAEFEAMLAQAETQPAVDLSDFDLDVSEPVVPAATAADDETPVDVAAELAAFDSEPAFDPLSEFDLPSDFDLSLSLEDDSPAAKSFASELNDVNAELDKLSQSLESPSLEPHFTSEDAAAQPELEPLDDLDFDFFSGSDEVATKLDLARAYIDMGDNQGARDILDEVVKDGDDSQRQEAEDMLSRLV
- the truA gene encoding tRNA pseudouridine(38-40) synthase TruA, with the translated sequence MLLDIIDTAAAESAAEGYSRIALGVEYKGARYRGWQRQASGVPSVQQALEQALSKVANEPISVICAGRTDAGVHGCGQIVHFDTRAVRDERAWTMGTNFNLPHDISVVWSRPMPADFHARFKACARRYRYVIYNDPIRPAHLAEEVTWNHRPLDVERMAEAAQYLLGTHDFSAFRASQCQAKSPIKHIYHLRVTRHGQMIVLDVRATAFLHHMVRNIAGVLMTIGAGERPVTWAREVLEGRNRREGGVTAHPYGLYLVQVEYPEEYALPKRYIGPHFLTGYEALAD
- a CDS encoding phosphoribosylanthranilate isomerase encodes the protein MSNVRSKICGITRIEDALAAAEAGADAIGLVFYAKSPRAVDVRQARSIIAELPPFVTTVGLFVNASRCELNEILEVVPLDLLQFHGDETPQDCEGYHRPWIKALRVRPGDDLEAACQLYAGARGILLDTYVPGVPGGTGEAFDWSLVPARLSKPIILAGGLSADNVGQAIAQVRPYAVDVSGGVEQAKGIKDAAKIEAFMRAVKQA